A region of Phalacrocorax carbo chromosome 9, bPhaCar2.1, whole genome shotgun sequence DNA encodes the following proteins:
- the DACT1 gene encoding dapper homolog 1 isoform X5, with protein MSVNCLRRRDAGLLNQLQELDKQISDLRLDVEKTTDEHLETDSRPSSGFYELSDGASGSLSNSSNSVFSECLSSCHSSTCFCSPLEATLNISDGRPKSADLIGWMDYNKEGQHEDQTAGSVCRSLSTPHSNSLDVVADVHPKYQCDLVSKNGNDVYRYPSPLHAVAVQSPMFLLPVTENPQREEERLGCDIGDVCAASETDSGKSTNAFLPQGSWPAPCPSTSKRIDGYILSLVQKKTHAVRTNKPRTSLNADPTKGILRHGSMCVRQPAGVVAHGNVVNLKSSKQVCLPSGGTTALDHAAPSPLKQRPREPAGEQLESRKAPLPAAFPPGAASELQSKHLPWGIKPAPPELTRNTVATAGDVPKENGQLFAASPKESPGKTMVLQSENRVSQPPKKVLLKSSLQAARSSSPAVEERPVLDFKSEGSSSQSLDDGLLVNAQYIPAQQQSVKLHKGTRNIKILKSSALKHRPHLANGLENGSQTLREKTKPVGKKCRFPDELDTNKKLKKPSSRGKRGSGLQPESGLQSRQAGLHKSTVRSHGHGREVVVAKPKHKRADYRRWKSSAEISYEEALRRARRNRREGVGVYSQVPLPYVSPYAYVASDSEYSAECESLFHSTVVDTSEDEQSNYTTNCFGDSESSLSEVEFVGESTTTSDSDESGGLIWSQFVQTLPIQTVTAPELHENAAKAFVKIKASHNLKKKILRFRSGSLKLMTTV; from the exons ATGTCAGTG AACTGCTTGAGGAGGAGGGATGCCGGCCTACTAAATCAGTTACAAGAGCTAGATAAACAAATAAGTGATCTCCGGCTGGACGTGGAAAAAACGACAGATGAACACCTTGAGACAGACAGTCGTCCAAGTTCAG GGTTTTATGAGCTGAGTGATGGAGCTTCTGGATCGCTCTCCAATTCATCTAACTCTGTCTTCAGTGAGTGTTTATCCAGTTGCCATTCTAGCACTTGCTTTTGCAGCCCTTTGGAGGCAACACTGAATATCTCAGATGGACGCCCTAAATCTGCAG ATCTCATAGGCTGGATGGACTATAATAAGGAAGGCCAGCATGAGGACCAGACCGCAGGCTCTGTCTGTCGCTCTTTGTCCACGCCGCACTCAAATTCCCTCGATGTCGTTGCAGATGTACATCCAAAGTACCAGTGCGATCTGGTGTCTAAAAACGGGAATGACGTCTACCGGTACCCCAGCCCACTCCATGCGGTAGCTGTGCAGAGTCCcatgtttcttcttcctgtgaCTGAAAACCCCCAGCGAGAAGAGGAGAGGCTTGGTTGTGATATCGGCGACGTTTGCGCCGCATCTGAAACGGACTCGGGAAAATCCACCAACGCCTTTCTCCCGCAAGGCTCCTGGCCGGCACCGTGCCCTTCCACCAGCAAGAGGATAGATGGTTACATCTTAAGCCTGGTTCAGAAAAAGACTCACGCGGTAAGGACTAACAAACCGAGGACAAGTCTCAACGCTGATCCCACCAAAGGGATCTTGAGGCATGGAAGCATGTGTGTCAGGCAGCCTGCAGGGGTGGTGGCTCACGGTAACGTCGTGAACCTGAAGAGCTCCAAGCAAGTGTGCTTGCCTTCTGGTGGGACCACTGCTCTGGACCATGCAGCACCCTCCCCATTAAAGCAGAGGCCGAGGGAGCCGGCTGGTGAGCAGCTGGAGAGTAGGAAGGCACCTTTGCCGGCAGCTTTCCCGCCTGGTGCGGCGAGTGAACTTCAGAGCAAGCACCTGCCATGGGGCATCAAACCAGCTCCTCCGGAGCTCACCCGCAACACAGTGGCCACGGCAGGGGACGTCCCCAAGGAGAATGGGCAGCTCTTTGCTGCATCTCCCAAAGAGAGCCCGGGGAAGACTATGGTGCTGCAGTCGGAGAATAGGGTCAgccaaccccccaaaaaagtcctgctgaagagcagcttgCAGGCAGCTCGCTCCTCGTCACCTGCCGTCGAGGAGAGGCCCGTGCTGGATTTCAAAAGCGAGGGCTCTTCCTCCCAGAGCCTGGATGATGGGTTGTTGGTGAATGCCCAGTACATACCGGCCCAGCAGCAAAGCGTGAAGCTTCACAAAGGCACCCGAAACATCAAGATTTTGAAAAGCTCTGCTCTGAAACACAGGCCCCACCTTGCCAATGGGCTGGAAAATGGTTCGCAGACGTTGCGGGAGAAAACCAAGCCGGTCGGCAAGAAGTGCCGCTTTCCTGATGAGTTGGATACaaataagaaactgaaaaaaccctCCTCAcgggggaagagaggcagcgGCTTGCAGCCGGAGTCGGGCCTCCAGAGTCGTCAGGCTGGCCTGCACAAATCCACCGTCCGATCCCATGGGCACGGCCGAGAGGTTGTGGTGGCCAAGCCTAAACACAAGCGTGCCGACTACCGCCGGTGGAAGTCATCGGCAGAGATTTCCTATGAGGAGGCCTTACGGCGGGCGAGGAGGAACCGGCGGGAAGGTGTGGGGGTCTACTCGCAAGTCCCCCTACCCTACGTCAGCCCGTACGCCTACGTGGCCAGCGACTCGGAGTACTCGGCAGAGTGCGAGTCCTTGTTCCACTCCACCGTGGTGGACACGAGCGAGGATGAGCAGAGCAACTACACGACGAACTGCTTTGGAGACAGCGAGTCGAGCCTGAGCGAGGTGGAGTTTGTAGGGGAGAGCACGACCACCAGCGACTCTGATGAGAGCGGGGGCCTTATTTGGTCTCAGTTTGTCCAGACGCTCCCCATCCAAACGGTCACAGCGCCAGAGCTGCATGAAAATGCAGCGAAGGCCTTTGTCAAAATCAAAGCCTCCCACAACCTCAAGAAGAAAATCCTCCGCTTTCGGTCAGGCTCCCTGAAGCTCATGACAACCGTCTAG